The following coding sequences are from one Rutidosis leptorrhynchoides isolate AG116_Rl617_1_P2 chromosome 11, CSIRO_AGI_Rlap_v1, whole genome shotgun sequence window:
- the LOC139875386 gene encoding uncharacterized protein, producing MVGKSGGQLLTWDKNVFEATSELVSDFFIAIRGKWLHSGNDSIIVNVYGPLDDLNKCKFWDSLDKILTIDDVSWVICGDFNEVRDKSERFNCEFFDIRAKRFNGFIDRNSLVDLPLGGSVSDHCPIMMSDGDIDFGPKPFKVFDEWFLVDGIEKFIAESWSDPLTGTRKDCVFRNKLKRVKKVALDLELKAESGSLNVDERVKWLESRKSWLEKEKTKTGMLKQKARTFGELSKGCNASFVLLIPKKSDPLSFSDYRLISLIGSYYKIVAKMLSFRIRKVVPHLVSSEQSAFLSGRYILDGVLVANEVVDDLKRNKKHGLIFKVDFEKAFDSLSWNYLLEVMHCMGFGSKWCKWIFSCLSSASISILINGSPTKEFCLKRGVRQGDPLSPFLFIIAAEGLNILTKVAVEKGMYKGVEIGKDKTIISHLQYADDTIFFGEWSRCNARNLMYLLECFERASGLKVNYNKSQLFGIGISKLDVETLASWCSCLAGNLPFMYLGMPVGNKMRKLNDWSPVIEKFNKRSCAWQRACPETKRSLWNIICDAGKQVDHLGVPFSNSFIRKIGDGKDTSFWDDVWMGNARLKDKFKRLYRLEVNKEINICNKLDEFDINGHGEWAYQPLGRTRGELSTLSDLARNSLLVEGRKDEWRWSLDSNGIFSVKACSVLLDNILLTRDSTPSESLRNGLIPKKVEVFIWRARLSRIPVRFELDKRGIDLHSVRCPICDGGIETAEHILFSCQVAMEVWSKVLSWWGYSSTLFVFEDIFKGTFGNLAHDNKRVIW from the exons ATGGTGGGAAAATCGGGGGGTCAACTTCTAACTTGGGATAAAAATGTATTTGAGGCCACTAGTGAATTAGTAAGTGATTTTTTCATTGCTATTCGGGGGAAATGGTTACACTCTGGAAACGATTCGATTATTGTCAATGTTTACGGCCCTCTTGATGATCTCAACAAATGTAAGTTTTGGGATTCTCTAGATAAGATTTTAACTATTGATGATGTGTCGTGGGTTATTTGCGGGGACTTTAATGAGGTTCGGGATAAATCGGAAAGATTTAATTGCGAATTCTTTGACATAAGGGCTAAGAGGTTTAATGGGTTCATAGATAGAAATAGCTTGGTTGATTTGCCTCTGGGGGG GAGTGTTTCGGATCATTGTCCCATTATGATGTCTGATGGTGATATTGACTTCGGGCCCAAACCGTTTAAGGTATTTGACGAGTGGTTTTTAGTGGATGGTATTGAAAAGTTTATTGCCGAGTCTTGGTCCGATCCTCTGACAGGTACTCGAAAAGATTGTGTGTTTAGAAATAAGTTAAAAAGA GTTAAAAAGGTTGCATTGGATCTTGAACTCAAAGCTGAATCGGGGTCTTTAAATGTTGACGAGAGAGTAAAGTGGCTTGAATCTAGAAAGTCTTGGTTGGAAAAAGAAAAAACGAAAACAGGTATGTTGAAACAAAAAGCTAGA ACGTTCGGGGAGTTATCGAAAGGTTGTAATGCGTCCTTTGTTTTGCTTATTCCAAAGAAATCGGACCCGTTATCCTTTAGCGATTATCGTCTGATTAGTCTCATTGGTAGCTACTATAAAATAGTTGCAAAGATGTTGTCGTTTAGAATCCGTAAGGTGGTCCCTCATCTTGTCAGTTCGGAGCAAAGTGCGTTTTTGAGTGGAAGATACATTCTTGATGGTGTTTTGGTCGCAAATGAAGTAGTTGATGATCTCAAACGCAACAAAAAGCACGGTTTGATTTTCAAAGTCGATTTCGAGAAAGCCTTTGATTCGCTAAGTTGGAATTATCTACTTGAAGTAATGCATTGCATGGGGTTTGGTAGTAAATGGTGTAAGTGGATCTTTTCGTGTTTAAGTTCAGCGTCCATTTCTATTCTTATTAATGGTTCTCCGACTAAGGAATTTTGTCTTAAAAGGGGGGTTAGGCAAGGCGATCCCCTCTCGCCTTTTCTTTTTATCATTGCGGCGGAAGGGCTCAATATTTTAACGAAGGTGGCGGTGGAGAAAGGTATGTATAAAGGTGTGGAGATTGGCAAAGATAAAACGATTATTTCCCATTTGCAATACGCGGACGATACCATCTTTTTCGGGGAATGGAGTCGGTGTAACGCTAGAAATTTAATGTATTTATTAGAGTGTTTCGAAAGGGCTTCGGGTTTGAAGGTTAATTACAACAAAAGCCAACTCTTTGGAATCGGCATTAGTAAACTTGATGTTGAAACGCTTGCGTCTTGGTGCTCGTGTCTTGCCGGTAACTTGCCTTTCATGTATTTGGGCATGCCTGTGGGTAATAAGATGAGGAAATTGAATGATTGGTCCCCAGTTATCGAGAAATTCAACAAACG GTCTTGTGCTTGGCAACGGGCTTGCCCGGAAACTAAACGTAGCCTTTGGAATATTATTTGTGATGCAGGAAAACAAGTGGATCATTTAGGGGTTCCTTTCTCGAACTCCTTCATTCGCAAGATTGGGGACGGAAAAGATACTTCTTTTTGGGATGACGTTTGGATGGGTAATGCTAGGCTCAAAGATAAGTTCAAAAGGCTGTATCGACTTGAAGTAAACAAAGAAATTAACATCTGTAATAAGCTTGATGAATTCGACATCAATGGGCATGGTGAGTGGGCCTATCAACCGTTGGGCCGAACAAGAGGTGAACTATCCACGTTGTCTGATCTGGCCCGTAACAGCTTGCTGGTCGAAGGCAGAAAAGATGAGTGGAGGTGGTCGCTGGATTCGAATGGGATTTTCAGTGTTAAGGCGTGTTCGGTTTTACTAGATAACATTTTGTTAACGCGTGATTCTACCCCTTCGGAGTCTTTACGTAATGGTTTGATCCCGAAAAAAGTTGAGGTTTTTATTTGGCGTGCAAGATTAAGTCGTATACCGGTAAGGTTCGAATTGGATAAACGGGGTATTGATCTTCATAGTGTTAGATGCCCGATTTGTGATGGAGGTATTGAGACGGCGGAACACATTCTATTCTCGTGTCAAGTTGCAATGGAGGTTTGGTCAAAAGTTTTAAGTTGGTGGGGATATAGTTCGACTTTATTCGTattcgaagatattttcaagggcacaTTTGGGAACTTAGCTCACGACAATAAGAGAGTAATTTGGTAA